The proteins below come from a single Rosa rugosa chromosome 2, drRosRugo1.1, whole genome shotgun sequence genomic window:
- the LOC133730503 gene encoding uncharacterized protein LOC133730503 yields MYVMNCYMLPLGLCDDMHQLCAGFWWGDSEEKNKIHWRSWERLCVPKKEGGMGFKNLHWFNKAMLAKQSWRLLQNPNSLIARLYKAIYFPNGEYLIAGLGNTPSFSWRSIVEARQVLVQGLRWQVGNGEHIEIWNHNSIPDVYPRGPSSPPPYDAPRFVEELIDPITRSWDLPPPPLVDSYKAVWKATWDAKVPSKVALHAWKTAVNILPTRVGLSTKGYNGEMGCLLCLHTLENSLHVFADCPYAQEVWHRAGLQLPTGPSDNFIDWFLGVINSLTKEQIARCLMLLWGIWKNRNSQLWEHKRQHASEAVLLTMGWYEEFKKVNVQPTEIRRQLVTWTRLQENWVKVNCNGAFQPATRKGGARVVIRDANGDFQVGAARPLPLVTSPFHAELMALKEGINLAVALQHEQVLFESDCSLLVQALHSTEPDLSTMSMLLDEIRLMLQNHGGYRINYVPREANTVAHGFASQ; encoded by the exons ATGTATGTGATGAACTGCTATATGCTCCCTTTGGGTCTCTGTGATGATATGCATCAGTTATGTGCCGGTTTCTGGTGGGGGGATTcagaggagaaaaataaaattcactGGAGATCTTGGGAACGGTTATGTGTTCCTAAGAAGGAGGGTGGTATGGGTTTCAAGAACTTGCATTGGTTTAATAAGGCTATGTTGGCTAAACAAAGTTGGCGGTTGCTACAGAATCCAAATTCATTGATAGCTAGATTGTATAAAGCTATTTATTTTCCTAATGGTGAGTATCTCATAGCTGGTTTAGGGAATACACCCTCATTTTCATGGAGGAGCATTGTGGAAGCTAGGCAGGTGTTAGTTCAGGGCCTCAGATGGCAGGTTGGGAATGGTGAGCATATTGAGATATGGAACCATAATTCGATTCCAGATGTGTACCCCAGAGGGCCGTCTTCACCTCCTCCATATGATGCACCCCGTTTTGTTGAGGAGCTTATTGATCCAATTACTCGGAGTTGGGAT CTCCCCCCCCCACCACTTGTTGATTCTTATAAGGCAGTGTGGAAGGCAACATGGGATGCTAAAGTACCTAGCAAGGTAGCTCTACATGCATGGAAGACAGCGGTTAATATTCTTCCTACACGGGTGGGATTGAGTACTAAAGGCTATAATGGAGAGATGGGGTGTTTATTGTGTCTGCATACTTTGGAAAACAGCTTGCATGTTTTTGCTGATTGTCCATATGCACAGGAAGTTTGGCATAGAGCTGGTTTACAGCTGCCTACTGGGCCGAGCGACAATTTTATAGATTGGTTTTTGGGTGTAATCAATAGTTTGACAAAGGAGCAGATAGCTAGGTGTTTGATGCTCTTATGGGGGATTTGGAAAAACAGGAACAGTCAATTGTGGGAACATAAGAGACAGCATGCATCTGAGGCTGTGTTGCTCACTATGGGTTGGTATGAGGAATTCAAAAAAGTAAATGTGCAGCCAACGGAGATTAGGAGACAATTGGTGACATGGACAAGACTACAAGAGAATTGGGTGAAGGTTAATTGTAATGGTGCATTCCAGCCGGCAACAAGAAAGGGGGGTGCTAGAGTTGTGATCCGAGATGCTAATGGTGATTTTCAAGTTGGTGCTGCTAGACCTCTCCCTTTAGTAACGTCGCCTTTCCATGCAGAATTGATGGCGTTAAAGGAAGGGATAAATTTGGCAGTGGCATTACAGCATGAACAGGTACTGTTTGAATCTGATTGCTCTTTATTGGTTCAAGCTTTGCATTCAACTGAACCAGATTTATCTACAATGAGTATGTTGCTTGATGAGATCAGACTAATGCTGCAAAATCATGGTGGTTATAGAATTAATTATGTACCAAGGGAAGCAAATACAGTAGCTCATGGATTTGCTTCTCAGTAG
- the LOC133732848 gene encoding zinc finger protein BALDIBIS-like yields the protein MMSSEDGLSVPSTISGEFLHQEPNPNPSPNPNMSNPALKRKRNLPGTPDPDAEVIALSPKSLMATNRFVCEICNKGFQRDQNLQLHRRGHNLPWKLKQRSKLEVIRKKVYVCPEKSCVHHEPSRALGDLTGIKKHFSRKHGEKKWKCEKCSKKYAVQSDWKAHSKICGTREYRCDCGTLFSRKDSFITHRAFCDALAAEESARFGSTSTATNINVPSFMNGSITNNQPHHQQQQQQQARNIPHFLPIFQHQQQPEFSGSGHLSAVNLGLPEMVQTASSMDMFGPSSSQNQWLNKFPEASFTNGNLSMSSLMSTRGHKEEEDSKANLNLSGTMSSSSFYNNNQSLGHMSATALLQKAAQMGSTTSNNSDVIPAAFGFMNSSPYSHNKNDENFNVLLNSLSPSTQIGDGSSSLFSTSFLSNKINHLNHMMNLPLASSSSTTTVNETEKSSLTRDFLGVGGVTGVPFFQQELGAANLASMGSAMDHLTQYSSSTSGATQQ from the exons ATGATGTCATCGGAAGATGGGCTTTCAGTTCCCTCGACTATTAGTGGAGAGTTTCTTCATCAGGAGCCAAATCCGAACCCTAGCCCTAACCCTAATATGAGTAATCCGGCACTCAAGAGGAAGCGAAATTTACCCGGAACTCCAG ATCCAGATGCAGAAGTTATAGCTTTGTCCCCAAAATCTCTAATGGCCACAAACCGATTTGTTTGCGAAATCTGCAACAAAGGCTTCCAGAGGGACCAGAACTTGCAACTTCACCGACGCGGCCACAACCTTCCATGGAAGCTGAAACAAAGATCGAAGCTCGAAGTGATTAGAAAAAAGGTCTACGTCTGCCCCGAGAAGAGCTGCGTACACCACGAGCCTTCACGGGCTCTCGGAGACCTCACCGGAATCAAGAAGCACTTCAGCAGAAAGCACGGTGAGAAAAAATGGAAGTGCGAGAAGTGCTCGAAGAAGTACGCAGTGCAGTCAGATTGGAAAGCACATAGCAAGATTTGCGGGACTAGAGAGTATAGATGTGACTGTGGCACACTCTTTTCCAG GAAAGATAGCTTCATAACTCATAGAGCTTTCTGTGATGCATTGGCGGCTGAAGAAAGCGCAAGGTTTGGTTCAACTTCAACAGCCACGAACATTAATGTTCCGAGCTTCATGAATGGATCTATTACAAATAATCAGCCTCatcatcaacaacaacaacaacaacaagcgAGGAACATCCCCCATTTCTTACCAATCTTCCAACATCAGCAGCAGCCCGAATTCTCGGGCTCAGGTCACCTCTCTGCAGTCAACTTAGGCTTGCCTGAAATGGTGCAAACGGCGTCGTCAATGGATATGTTCGGACCCTCTTCCTCACAGAACCAGTGGCTCAACAAGTTCCCCGAGGCATCATTTACGAACGGGAATCTCTCGATGTCGTCATTAATGTCGACACGGGGACACAAGGAGGAGGAAGACTCCAAAGCAAATTTAAATTTGTCCGGAACGATGAGTTCGAGCTCTTTCTATAACAATAATCAGAGTCTAGGTCACATGTCAGCCACCGCACTCTTGCAAAAAGCTGCTCAAATGGGATCTACAACGAGCAACAACAGCGACGTCATTCCGGCGGCCTTTGGCTTCATGAACTCTTCACCATACAGCCACAACAAGAACGATGAGAACTTCAATGTATTGCTCAACTCCCTATCTCCTTCAACTCAAATCGGAGACGGGTCTTCGTCATTGTTTTCGACTTCATTCTTGAGCAACAAGATCAATCATCTAAATCACATGATGAATCTGCCTCTAGCAAGCAGTAGTTCTACTACTACAGTGAATGAGACCGAGAAGAGTAGCTTAACGAGGGATTTTCTCGGAGTAGGTGGAGTTACTGGTGTACCCTTCTTTCAACAAGAGCTAGGTGCAGCAAATTTAGCTTCAATGGGTTCAGCTATGGATCACTTGACCCAGTACAGTAGCAGTACTAGTGGTGCTACTCAGCAATGA